DNA sequence from the Nesterenkonia lutea genome:
AGCTCGATGTCACGCTGCGCCGCTTCGGGATCGAGACCACCTTCGTGGACTCTCTGGACCCTGCGGACTACGAGGCCGCGATGCAGGAGAACACCAAGGTGGTCTACACCGAGGTGGTGACGAACCCCAGCTCTGACATTGCCGACCTGCGCGGACTCTCCGAGGTCGCGCACAAGCACGGCGTGCCGCTGGTCGTGGACTCCACGCTGACCACTCCGTATCTGATCCGACCCTTCGAGCACGGCGCGGACATCGTGATCCACTCGGTGACCAAGTTCATGGGTGGTCACGGCACCACTCTGGGCGGGGTGATCGTGGAATCCGGCGAGTTCCCCTGGGACAACGGGAACTTCCCCGCCATGACCGAGCCCGTGGCGTCCTACGGCGGGCTCTCCTGGTGGGGCAACTTCGGCGAATACGGCTTCCTCACCAAGCTGCGCGCCGAGCAGCTGCGCGACATCGGGCCCTCGCTCGGCCCACAGGCCGCGTTCAACCTCATCCAGGGCATCGAGACCCTCCCGCAGCGGATTGACGAGCACGTCGCCAATGCCCAGAAGGTCGCGGAATGGCTCGAGGCCGATGAGCGCGTGGACTACGTGAACTACGCCGGGCTGCCCTCCCACCCGGATCACGACCGGGCCAAGGAGATGCTGCCCGAGGGCGTGGGCTCCGTGTTCAGCTTCGGCATCCGCGGCGGACGCGAGACCGGCGCACGGTTCATCGAGTCCCTGCAGCTGGCCAGCCACCTGGCCAATGTCGGCGATGTGCGCACGCTGATCCTGCACCCGGGCTCCACCACCCACCAGCAGCTCTCCCCCGAGCAGATGAGCGCCGCCGGGATCCCTGAGGACCTGATCCGCATCTCAGTCGGCATCGAAGACGTCGATGACATCATCTGGGATCTGGACCAGGCGCTGAGCACCGCAGTCGAAGGAGACAAGTGATGAGCGAGCAGACCCTGCATGACGACGGCGAGGCAACGGCCGAACACCCCCATGGCCGCTGGACCGCGCCGTCGCCCTCACGACGGTTGCAGCTGCTGCGCAGCGCGAAGTCCGTGGCGATCGTGGGCATGTCCGACAAGCCTGCGCGAGCCAGCTACTTCGTGGCCACCTACCTGATGAGCTCCTCCAGCTACACGGTCTACTTCGTGAATCCGCGGCTCACGGAGGTCCTGGGCCAGCCGGTCTACGCCTCGCTCAAGGACCTTCCGGAGGCTCCCGACATCGTGGACATCTTCCGCCGACCCGAGGACGTGCCGGGCATCGCCGAAGAGGCTGCCGAGGTCGGCGCCAAGACGCTGTGGGCGCAGCTGGGGATCCGCTCCGAGGAGGCCATGCAGCTGGCTCAGGACGCCGGACTCAATGCGGTGCAGGACCGATGCATCAAGATCGAGCACGGCCGCTTCCACGGCAACCTTCATCTCTCCGGGTTCAACACCGGGGTCATCTCCGCGAAGCGCCAGATCCTCGACG
Encoded proteins:
- a CDS encoding O-acetylhomoserine aminocarboxypropyltransferase/cysteine synthase family protein, with protein sequence MSDRQFGFRTRALHAGAVPDAVYGSRAVPIHQSTSFVFKDTTDAANLFALQKYGNIYSRIGNPTVSALEERIASLEGGIGAVATASGMSAEFLVFAALCGSGDHIVASSKLYGGTITQLDVTLRRFGIETTFVDSLDPADYEAAMQENTKVVYTEVVTNPSSDIADLRGLSEVAHKHGVPLVVDSTLTTPYLIRPFEHGADIVIHSVTKFMGGHGTTLGGVIVESGEFPWDNGNFPAMTEPVASYGGLSWWGNFGEYGFLTKLRAEQLRDIGPSLGPQAAFNLIQGIETLPQRIDEHVANAQKVAEWLEADERVDYVNYAGLPSHPDHDRAKEMLPEGVGSVFSFGIRGGRETGARFIESLQLASHLANVGDVRTLILHPGSTTHQQLSPEQMSAAGIPEDLIRISVGIEDVDDIIWDLDQALSTAVEGDK
- a CDS encoding CoA-binding protein, with the protein product MSEQTLHDDGEATAEHPHGRWTAPSPSRRLQLLRSAKSVAIVGMSDKPARASYFVATYLMSSSSYTVYFVNPRLTEVLGQPVYASLKDLPEAPDIVDIFRRPEDVPGIAEEAAEVGAKTLWAQLGIRSEEAMQLAQDAGLNAVQDRCIKIEHGRFHGNLHLSGFNTGVISAKRQILDG